The following DNA comes from Maylandia zebra isolate NMK-2024a linkage group LG6, Mzebra_GT3a, whole genome shotgun sequence.
GGCTTCAGTGACCCTTGTGGTTTGAATATTTGTTCTTCTCGTCCCCTTGGGCTGCCTCctattctgctgctgctgttgctgggaTCCACTCGCACCTCTCCTCTGCCTAAATGTCTTTACACTGACGGTTTGAACAGCCTTTGATGTGGCACGATCGAAACCACTGTTATTTGTAAGTGGTATATCAACTACTTCTGGCGACGGAAAAACTGTGCCGCCAGCTAGATCGTTTCCCAAGATGATGTCAATACCTGCAACCGGTAACTGGGGTCGCACCCCAAGCTTAACCTCACCAGACAAAAACTGAGATGAAAGCTGCACCAAGTGTAAAGGAACCCGTATTACACACATCCTAACTCCCCAGGCTAACACATCCGCCCCACAACAGGATTGAGCTGAAAACGGTAAGACCCCCTCACGAATGAGCGACTGTTTCGCACCAGTGTCTCGCAAAATACTGACAGGAGTCCGCCGATCTTCTCCTATCAAGGAAACAAAGCCGTTTGACACAAACGGCTTAAACTCCTTATCTACTTTATCATTTTCGGGTGCCATCACCTCCCCCCAGGTAGGAGAGTTTGTCTGTAGAAGGATTATTGGGGAAGGAGATGTACCCTCCCTggtcatttcttttctcttcagagcAGTGCAAACCGCAATAAGGTGTAAGGCAGAAACACCAGCAACAGCCCCCAGCTCAACCTCCCCCGCAGGACCCGGCTCACCAAACAACCCCTTGTCCGTCAACTGGACACACAGGAACTCCCTAAGCTCTTTCTTCTTCGcaggacgcctgtctttttcaggctcttctccacaggacgcctgtctttttcaggctcttctccacaagacgcctgtctttttcaggctcttctccacaggacgcctgtctttttcaggctcttctccacaggacgcctgtctttttcagggacAATCTTCACCCACAAATTCATAAAGTCCTTGTGAAGGGTCAGTTTCTCAATGATTGTTCGCCCATGGTACCTGTGGAAGATTACAGTTGTCATTAATTTTCATTAATTGTGTAaactcacagaaaataaaacattgatgCACTTCAAACCCATTTAAAAGTACCCACCTGGCTTCAGGTGCAGCATCCCCTGCCATTCTAGAGGCAGCAATTAGAAATCTTTCAGTGAAGGTTCCTGTTTTCAGGGTGACGGCTGCTCCAAGTTTGTCAGCCAGCTGGTGCAGGTGTTGAGCCGTGCTATTCCTCACTGCAACACAGCGATGGCTGAGCAAGGACAATATTAGACACACAACTCAGTGAACATGATCTCTCTTTCATGTCTTCTAATAAAATCACTACagcttcttctctcctcttacGTCAGTCCTGTGTTAAACAGAGCGCTCAGAATCCGTCCATGGCTGCAATTTTCCACCATGGCATCAAGCGCCAGATTGACCTCCTGATGTAGAAAGTTGTTGTTGGTCATTGCAAGCTTCAGCAATAGAGCTCGGCCTGTTGTTTCAACTTCTGGGTCCATTGTTCTCTGGAGCTGAATGTAGAGCTCATTGATGGCATGTATGGCCTCAAAGGCTATTGCTGAGCGTTGGTTTTTCACCtaaaatgtgagtgaaaatcATCAGTTGAGGCTGTAGTATGCACTTGAAGGGAAACTAGCTGCATGAAACGCATATAAGAAACATAAAGTGTGCAATACCTCCTCAATGAGGACCAGACACACTTCATGTAGTTTAGTCTTCAGGATGTCCGAGTGGTGCTTTGCCAGAGACTGAATAGTTTGCAAGCCCTGTCTTTTCTTAATCCTGTATTTACACAACACAACATTGAACACGACTTCAGGAACACCACAAATAACACAGCCACATTATGCAGCACTGTTTCTGTGCAGTATTTAATGTCTCCTTACTACGTTTCTTACCAGTCGTCTGAAGACAGCAGACTAAAGCTGTGGGACAGGCTCTC
Coding sequences within:
- the LOC143418940 gene encoding TOG array regulator of axonemal microtubules protein 1-like, translating into MDPEVETTGRALLLKLAMTNNNFLHQEVNLALDAMVENCSHGRILSALFNTGLTHRCVAVRNSTAQHLHQLADKLGAAVTLKTGTFTERFLIAASRMAGDAAPEARYHGRTIIEKLTLHKDFMNLWVKIVPEKDRRPVEKSLKKTGVLWRRA